Proteins from a single region of Rana temporaria chromosome 5, aRanTem1.1, whole genome shotgun sequence:
- the NEUROD6 gene encoding neurogenic differentiation factor 6: MLTLPFDESVVMTESQLCKKYALESEDQKAAKKPESCSKQLVSHGKNIKRTPEEETEQDEEEEDKEEEDENGLPRRRGPRKKKMTKIRIERIKVRRVEANARERGRMHGLNDALDSLRKVVPCYSKTQKLSKIETLRLAKNYIWALSEILRIGKRPDLLTFVQNLCKGLSQPTTNLVAGCLQLNARSFLMGQSGDSVHHGRSPYSSIYPPYHSPEISTPPGHGTLETYKTGKPYNYCSAYESFYESTSPECTSPQFEGPLSPPSMNYNGIFSLKQEEALDYGKNYNYGMHYCAVPGRGPLGQSSMFKLPTDSHFPYDFHLRSQSLAMQDELNAVFHN, from the coding sequence ATGTTAACACTTCCTTTTGATGAATCTGTTGTGATGACGGAATCGCAGCtttgtaaaaaatatgcactggaaAGTGAAGATCAAAAAGCAGCAAAGAAACCAGAAAGCTGCTCTAAACAGCTAGTGTCCCATGGGAAAAATATCAAAAGGACCCCTGAAGAGGAAACAGAGCAAGACGAAGaggaagaggacaaggaggaAGAAGATGAAAATGGATTGCCAAGAAGGAGGGGGCCAAGGAAAAAGAAGATGACCAAGATTAGGATTGAAAGGATTAAAGTAAGACGAGTTGAGGCTAATGCAAGAGAAAGGGGTCGGATGCATGGGCTCAATGATGCATTGGACAGTTTACGGAAAGTTGTACCTTGCTATTCCAAGACACAAAAGCTTTCTAAAATAGAAACCTTGAGGCTGGCCAAAAACTACATTTGGGCTCTGTCTGAGATACTCAGGATTGGGAAGAGGCCAGATCTTCTCACCTTTGTTCAAAATTTATGCAAAGGTTTGTCCCAGCCTACCACAAATTTGGTGGCTGGGTGCCTGCAGCTTAATGCCAGAAGTTTTCTCATGGGTCAGAGTGGAGACTCAGTGCATCATGGAAGATCTCCCTACAGCTCTATTTACCCTCCTTATCACAGTCCTGAGATTAGTACCCCACCAGGCCATGGGACTCTTGAAACTTATAAGACAGGAAAACCTTACAATTACTGTAGTGCTTATGAATCCTTTTATGAAAGCACTTCTCCTGAGTGCACCAGCCCTCAGTTTGAAGGTCCCTTAAGCCCTCCCTCTATGAACTATAATGGGATATTTTCCCTGAAGCAAGAAGAGGCCTTGGACTATGGGAAAAATTACAATTATGGCATGCATTACTGTGCAGTGCCAGGCAGGGGTCCCCTCGGGCAGAGCTCTATGTTCAAGTTGCCTACAGACAGCCACTTCCCTTATGACTTCCATCTGCGCAGCCAGTCTCTCGCCATGCAAGATGAATTAAATGCAGTTTTTCATAATTAA